From Mycolicibacterium nivoides, a single genomic window includes:
- a CDS encoding branched-chain amino acid ABC transporter substrate-binding protein — translation MRGRVARKAFALGSAGVVALAIAGCNQSSPEGEASQTNLKIVEKVQIDENGAEVKAAEGVTPADPAGDGKATCPPVMIGMMGALNGPDAALGINIKNGVQLAIDKHNAANSGCQVQLKSFDTEGDPQKATGVAPQIVDEAFIVGLIGPAFSGETKATGDVFNQAGLVAATASATNVTLSENGWKTFFRGLANDGVQGPSVANYLKNTLGNKKVCVVDDSTDYGLGLAEAVRETLGPVADSSCNISVKKGDKEFSAAVTQIKGAAPDSVFYSGYYSEAAPFVQQLKDGGVTATFVSADGTKDQQFVDQAGESSKGALLSCPCGPATGTFADEYTQKFGQAPGTYSTEGYDLGTILLKGIDSGAITRPALLDFVRKYEGQGVARKYQWTDKGELTTTLIWMYEVK, via the coding sequence GTGCGCGGTCGCGTGGCACGGAAAGCATTTGCTCTCGGAAGTGCGGGTGTGGTTGCCCTGGCGATTGCCGGCTGTAACCAATCCTCGCCGGAAGGCGAGGCATCGCAGACCAATTTGAAGATCGTCGAGAAGGTCCAGATCGACGAGAACGGTGCTGAGGTCAAGGCGGCCGAGGGCGTCACCCCGGCCGATCCCGCCGGCGATGGGAAGGCCACCTGCCCGCCGGTGATGATCGGCATGATGGGTGCGCTCAACGGTCCGGACGCCGCGCTGGGCATCAATATCAAGAACGGCGTGCAGCTCGCGATCGACAAGCACAACGCCGCCAACTCAGGCTGCCAGGTGCAGCTCAAGAGCTTTGACACCGAAGGTGATCCGCAGAAGGCGACCGGTGTGGCGCCGCAGATCGTCGACGAGGCGTTCATCGTCGGCCTGATCGGGCCCGCGTTCTCCGGGGAGACCAAGGCCACCGGCGACGTGTTCAACCAGGCCGGTCTGGTCGCGGCCACCGCATCGGCCACCAACGTCACGTTGAGCGAGAACGGGTGGAAGACGTTCTTCCGCGGCCTGGCCAACGACGGCGTCCAGGGGCCCTCGGTGGCCAACTACCTCAAGAACACGCTGGGCAACAAGAAGGTGTGCGTGGTCGACGACAGCACCGACTATGGGCTCGGGCTGGCCGAGGCGGTGCGGGAAACCCTTGGCCCGGTTGCGGATTCGTCATGCAACATCTCGGTGAAGAAGGGTGACAAGGAGTTCTCCGCCGCGGTCACCCAGATCAAGGGAGCAGCTCCGGATTCGGTGTTCTACAGCGGCTACTACTCCGAGGCCGCGCCGTTCGTCCAGCAGCTCAAGGACGGCGGCGTGACGGCGACCTTCGTCAGCGCCGACGGCACCAAGGACCAGCAGTTCGTCGACCAGGCCGGTGAGTCGTCGAAGGGCGCGTTGCTGTCCTGCCCGTGCGGTCCGGCCACCGGGACGTTCGCCGACGAGTACACCCAGAAGTTCGGCCAGGCCCCCGGCACCTACAGCACCGAGGGCTATGACCTGGGCACCATCCTGCTCAAGGGCATCGACTCCGGTGCCATCACCCGGCCGGCACTGCTCGACTTCGTCCGCAAGTACGAGGGCCAGGGTGTCGCCCGTAAGTACCAGTGGACCGACAAGGGTGAGCTCACCACCACTCTGATCTGGATGTACGAAGTCAAGTAG